The proteins below come from a single Beutenbergia cavernae DSM 12333 genomic window:
- a CDS encoding hydrolase, producing MVWLELAPATFADVVWLRGESLTSGEASVAVVGPSRGRCCGGVECGGRRIETQADDDGAASPVIPVASPGLWSPDDPHLYDVVVERRSADGVDRVTSAVGLRRVEHGVDGLRLNGERIYVRGVLDQGYRPGSGITAPSDEALRRDIELA from the coding sequence ATGGTGTGGCTCGAGCTGGCGCCGGCCACCTTCGCCGACGTCGTCTGGCTCCGCGGGGAGTCCCTCACCTCGGGCGAGGCGAGCGTCGCCGTCGTCGGCCCGTCGCGGGGCCGGTGCTGTGGTGGTGTTGAGTGCGGCGGGAGGAGGATCGAGACTCAGGCGGACGACGACGGCGCCGCCTCCCCGGTCATCCCGGTCGCCTCTCCAGGGCTATGGTCGCCCGACGACCCGCACCTATACGACGTCGTGGTCGAGCGAAGGTCGGCGGACGGCGTCGATCGGGTGACGTCGGCAGTCGGTCTGCGGCGGGTCGAGCACGGTGTTGACGGGCTTCGGCTGAACGGGGAGCGGATCTATGTGCGCGGCGTGCTGGACCAGGGCTACCGGCCGGGTTCGGGCATCACCGCGCCTTCCGACGAGGCGCTCCGGCGCGATATCGAGCTTGCATGA